A window of the Brachybacterium sacelli genome harbors these coding sequences:
- a CDS encoding class II fumarate hydratase, whose translation MSQSTPDTTQDGYRIEHDTMGEVRVPASALYRAQTQRAVENFPISGQGLEPAHIHALAQVKKAAARANRELGVLGADIAGAIIAAADEVVAGKHDDQFPVDTYQTGSGTSSNMNMNEVLATLASGGELDVHPNDHVNCSQSSNDVFPTSVHVAVTAGVVETLLPALAHLAEALETKAEAWKAVVKSGRTHLMDATPVTLGQEFGGYAAAIRYGIERVEAALPRTAEVPQGGTAVGTGINTPAGFPQKVIANLAEQTGLPLTEARNHFEAQSARDGLVEMSGALRTIAVSVTKICNDLRWMGSGPNTGLGEIAIPDLQPGSSIMPGKVNPVIPEAVLMVCAKIVGNDAAVAWGGAQGSFELNVQIPLMGTSLLESIRLLANASVALADKTVDGLVANEEKARFYAEASPSIVTPLNSLIGYESAAKIAKHAVAERISVREAVLALGFVERGELTEQQLDSALDVLSMTAPKA comes from the coding sequence ATGTCCCAGTCCACGCCCGACACCACTCAGGACGGCTACCGCATCGAGCACGACACCATGGGAGAGGTGCGCGTGCCCGCCTCGGCCCTGTACCGCGCCCAGACCCAGCGCGCGGTGGAGAACTTCCCGATCTCCGGACAGGGCCTGGAGCCCGCGCATATCCACGCCCTGGCCCAGGTGAAGAAGGCCGCGGCACGCGCCAACCGCGAGCTGGGCGTCCTCGGGGCGGACATCGCCGGCGCCATCATCGCGGCCGCCGACGAGGTCGTCGCCGGCAAGCACGATGACCAGTTCCCGGTGGACACGTACCAGACCGGCTCCGGCACCAGCTCGAACATGAACATGAACGAGGTGCTCGCGACCCTCGCCTCCGGCGGCGAGCTCGACGTCCACCCCAACGATCACGTGAACTGCTCGCAGTCCTCCAACGACGTGTTCCCCACCTCGGTGCACGTCGCGGTCACCGCGGGCGTCGTCGAGACGCTGCTGCCCGCCCTCGCCCACCTCGCCGAGGCACTGGAGACCAAGGCCGAGGCGTGGAAGGCCGTGGTGAAGTCCGGCCGCACCCACCTCATGGACGCCACCCCGGTCACCCTCGGCCAGGAGTTCGGCGGCTACGCGGCCGCGATCCGCTACGGCATCGAGCGGGTCGAGGCGGCCCTGCCGCGGACCGCCGAGGTCCCTCAGGGCGGCACCGCCGTGGGCACCGGTATCAACACCCCGGCCGGCTTCCCGCAGAAGGTCATCGCGAACCTCGCCGAGCAGACCGGGCTTCCGCTGACCGAGGCGCGCAACCACTTCGAGGCGCAGTCGGCGCGCGACGGTCTCGTCGAGATGTCCGGAGCGCTGCGCACGATCGCCGTCTCCGTCACCAAGATCTGCAACGACCTGCGCTGGATGGGCTCCGGCCCCAACACCGGTCTGGGCGAGATCGCGATCCCGGACCTGCAGCCGGGCTCCTCGATCATGCCGGGCAAGGTCAACCCGGTGATCCCCGAGGCCGTGCTCATGGTGTGCGCGAAGATCGTCGGCAACGACGCCGCCGTCGCCTGGGGCGGCGCGCAGGGCTCCTTCGAGCTCAACGTGCAGATCCCGCTGATGGGCACGAGCCTGCTGGAGTCGATCCGTCTGCTCGCCAACGCGAGCGTGGCGCTGGCCGACAAGACGGTCGACGGTCTGGTCGCGAACGAGGAGAAGGCCCGCTTCTACGCCGAGGCCTCCCCCTCGATCGTGACCCCGCTGAACAGCCTGATCGGCTACGAGAGTGCCGCGAAGATCGCCAAGCACGCGGTGGCCGAGCGCATCTCCGTGCGCGAGGCAGTCCTCGCGCTGGGCTTCGTCGAGCGCGGCGAGCTCACCGAGCAGCAGCTCGATTCCGCCCTCGACGTGCTCTCGATGACGGCTCCGAAGGCTTGA